The genome window AACTGGAGGAAGATCAGAAGATCATAACAGAAACATAAACGGATCGATCAGCATATATAATGAGCGGTCGTGGCAGTCGAAAACGAGGACGCCCGCCAAAGACGCCAAATGAGCGTTCAACGTCGGGACGTTTCAACTATCAACTGCTCAAGAAGCCCAAATATCTCAGCGAAGGCAAATCACAGCCAAGCACGCCGTCAGCATCACGCTGCATCTCTCCCCAAAGCGATGAGTGCAGTCGCAGCAGTCACAATAATCGCGGCAGTGCTCGGGGCTCCGGCGCCAAGCGAGGACGCGGACGCAAATCAAATGTACATGCAAACACCAGCACCAACAGTTATTCGGCCAGAAAAGGTAAACAAATTACATtcgatatataaaaaaaataatcggTTTCACTCCCACAAGTTAAAACGATAGTTTAGCTATCGAATACATTTTTAGCCcagataaaaacaatttgtaaacaaattgctgtcaaaaatatgaaaatattcgCACCCCCAAGCTTAATTAAACTTAACTTAAACTGTATAGTCCAGATAAACCATAGCtgatgcaaattatatttttttttgtataatagcTAAGTTTTAACTTAAAATCGAGGAACCGACAGAGTTCCTAAATAATCTTCTCTATGCTCTAATATGAGTATtctaataatgaaaaataaattagcaaAATGTACAGTTTACAGACgaaaatttctaaatttctAAGAAGTCAGTAAATTTCGTAGAACTTGCTAAACGAAAACTGAATATCGGTCAATATCAACTTAGCTGCTCTTAAATCGTAGTCAACATAGAGAAGAAATCACTCAACATGCAATTTAAAAAGAGAACATAGTAGGCTATtttctatacattttagtTGATTTATATGTGTGCGAAGGAACTGTCAAATCgcttgcaaaaataaaagttctACGTGTTGTATTGACAAGTAAAGTAATGTAAAGTTGTATACGAATTCAAAGACCAATTACAAAGGCTACATTGGCAATTGTAACGCCGAAGAAATCAAAGAAGTTGCGGAATTTTCGCTGAGGTTACCGCGAATGTAAAAAATTACTATTGAGTAGTAAAGAAAAAAGTAGGTAAAAGACAAGGAAAAGAACGGATTGATATTGGTAAAACGCCTTACGACGGCTTCAAACGCATTTTAGCGGCAGCTGAAGAGAAAAACTTAAGAAAAGTACAGAGAAGAAGCGTAGACAGAAGGCTAGAAGACGTAATTGAAGAGGACAAGGTGAGCTTGCCGTTTGATTGCAACTCTAGTGAAAGCACAGCGGGAAAATCAGCAAAGAATAGCGTAAAGTATTAAATAAGTGAAGTAAATAAGTGAAGTAAGAAAGAAAGCGAAGAAACTGTGAAGACCAAATGAATAGACTAGTAAGGAACGGCAGAAAGACAACCGTTATGACAAACACTTACTCAGGGCGTTTGAAAGGTAAATGTTGAAACATCTAGGCATGCAGCAATCCATCTACACttcaacaaacaacaaatcacACAAATATACGTAATTTAATCGATTTCCTTCTTGATTTGACAGGCTACGAATCGGAATACCATTATGGGTCCGATTTCGGCGATTCGGACGACGAGAAGTCGGACAATGAAGACGATATGCTGCTGACGCCCAGCGACGACGAGAGTCTGGATGCTGCCAACGAAAGCGAGTCGGAATTTTCCGTCTGCAGTTTCACACAAAACGGCCTCGGAAGGCCGCCACGTCCGCCCAGTCCAGAGCCCATTTGGCTGCAGGAGGGCAGAGAATTCCCTGCGTTGGAGTTACCGGAATCATCGGAAGATCTATTCATTGGCAATGCGCATGTGTTGCGCGCTCTAAGTATTTATGAAGTATTGCGACGTTTTCGTCATCTGGTGCGTCTCTCACCGTTCCGCTTCGAGGACTTTTGTGCGGCTCTGGTGTGCGAGGAGCAGAGTGCTCTGCTCACCGACGTTCATATAATGCTGCTGAAGGCAATCTTACGCGAGGAGGATGTACAGGGCACCCATTTTGGTCCGCTCGATCAGAAGGATACGGTTAACATCAGTTTGTATCTGATCGATGCCATCACCTGGCCCGAAGTGTTGCGCAGCTATGTGGAAAGTGATAAGGAATTCGATCGTGACGTCTATCATATCCTCTGCTCCGGTGAATATCCGTATTCGGGTGTCGATAATCGTTTGACTGTGCTGCAATTTCTGGGCGATCAATTTCTCACTGCCAACTGTGTACGTGACGTGATGGTCCAGGAGGGACCCATACACTATGACGATCATTGTCGTGTGTGTCATCGTCTCGGCGATTTGCTGTGCTGCGAAACATGCCCGGCTGTCTATCACTTGGAATGCGTCGATCCGCCCATGAACGATGTGCCCACCGAGGACTGGCAGTGTGGCTTGTGTCGCTCCCACAAGGTGTCCGGTGTGGTGGACTGTGTGCTGCCGCAGGAGAAGCAAGGTGTGCTCATCCGTCACGATAATCTGGGTGTCGATCGTCATGGTCGTCGCTATTGGTTTATTGCGCGTCGCATCTTTGTCGAAGATCAACTCGATGGCACCTGCTGGTATTACAGTAATCTGGCCAAATTTGAGTTGCTGCTAAAGCGCATGGATGCCACCGAGTTGGAGTCGCGACTGTATGTACAGTTAACTGATCGCCAGGAGGAGATTGAGCGTCAGATGAAGTTAACCGAATCGCTGACAAACgagcacaaacacaacaacaaacgcacCCAAATCGATCTCGAGCAAGAGGCTACACAAGAACTGCTCGAAAAGgaggcagcagcggcagctaATGATGAGGAAGAAAACGACGGAGAATCTTCTCCTCCGGCTGAGGTAGCTAAAAAGGTCGCGGAGGACAATAAGATGGTGACACGTCAAAAGACGAATCAAATGAACAGCGGCACACTCTACTTTAAGCTGGGCATGGAGCAGGGCTTTAAGAACTATGTCAATCAATATGCCACCAATCCGATAGCACTGAACAAGCCGCAACGCAACGAGGAGCGCGACAAGCGTCGCCATTTGTCGCACAAATTCTCGCTAACGACTGCATCGGATTTCAAATGGATTGGCATCACGATGGGCACTTGTGACAACATTATTACAACGCTGCGCCAGACGCTCATTAATTTCGAATCGAATATTGCCGCCTCCTTTATGAATCCCAACTGgttgaacaacaaaaagatGTGGAACAGCGCCGTAATGAATGCAAAACGAGCCACAGATTTCGGTGCCGTAATGCTGCTGTTTCAGTCGTCACTCAAGAGCGTCGTCTTTGCCAACGTGTGGCACGAGCAGCTGGGACACATGCAATTGCAACGCATCACAAGCGCAGAGCGTGAGGAGCGCAAGAAGCAAGAGAAACGCGAGAAGCGTGAACGCGACGATGAGGAGGAACGCAATCGCTTGGCCTTCAACTACATTAAATACTCGCTGGGTCTGAAGCATCAGGTGTGGAAGCAAAAGGGCGAGGAGTATCGTGTCCATGGCCAATGGGGCTGGCTCTGGCTGTCGAGCAGTCGCCGTTGCGGAGTTCGTGCCCGACGCACGCGCGCCCAACCGTTGACCCATGCTCGCGTCTATGTGCATTATTCGATGGGCGAGGAGGAGACGGAGACGGCTGTCAATGAGAGCGTGCTCGTTGATCCGCGCACACAGCGCTTTATGCAGCAATGTGAATCGATTCACAGCGAGGGACAGATTTGCCATTATCTGCCCGAGAACCATACCAACATCAAGGTCTATGAGGATGTGGGTGAGCGTGTGGCCGGACACATTGATGTGAGCAAAGCGCTGACAGCACCAGGACGACATTACTACCCGAAGGTGGCACGCAAATGCCGCCTGGATGATTTGCTGGAGCGTCGCACAAAATTGGCCGAGGTGGAGCAACAAATCGCCTTCAAATCGGATGTGGAAAGCGATGTCAAACCGCTGTTGATTACAGCGACCGCCgcgaacaacaaacaaacgtATCTGGAGAAGCGTTTGATGCGTCTCACCGAATCGGCGGGTCCCGGCAAGAATCTGGCCACCACTGTGAATTTCGATCTCGTCAATTCGCTGGCCAAGCAAATCCAAACAGTGCGCATGCAATTCAGTCAGCTGAATCGCTTTGCGAAGACCTTCCGCTGCTACACCAAGGAGTGCAATACTAACTCAAATGCCGTCTCACAAATCACGCAAAACACTTGCTATTCCCCGCTATGTCTGCAGAAGGCGCGTGCCAAgaaggagctgctgctgctgctacgcAAGGCGCACACGGCAGGCAATGGCTCGAAGGAGACTGTTGCCGCCATTCTGGGTGCTGTGAAGAAACCACCGTCCATACTCGAGCAGAAGCTCACGGAGGGCAAGAAGGAAGCGGTGCAGCTGACGCTCGAGGAGGTCGATGAGCACAACAAAACGCTTGAGTCGGAGGCGCCGCTTGACTTGCTCCACGACTGGGATCAGGCGCGTCAGCATGCCGTTGCCTTTAGCGAGGAGCTGCTCAAGGATTGCCTGCTGCTCGAGTCGGAGAAGGAGCCAGCTGCCGAGAAGGTGGCAGTTAAGCAAGAGGATGCCAGCATAAATCCCGATACGAGCACACAAGACTCTGACAAAATGGACTACATCGAGAGCATGGATGTGTGCAGCAATGTGGAGATCGAGAGCACCGAAGACtcgttggcagcagcagcgagcgCCGCCAGCTCCACAGCGAATGCCGATGATGTGGACATATTCGCAAACACACGACGCAAGCGCACACAGAAGCCGAAGAAGGCCTACATTGGCACCAAGGATGTGCTCGATCAGACGCTCGACAAGGACATACCGTTGAACAAGCAGAATCGTCGCTTCCCCATCACAGCGCGTCCCGTCAAGCGTGAGGATGTCACCAAGTATGAGCGCGAATACTTTGAGAATGGCAGCGAACGTGTTTACTCGGCCACCTCATCGCGAGGACGCGTCTATTTGCTGCGCGATGCGGCCAAGCTGTACGAGCAATCGGTCAAGGCAGAGGACAAGACAAAGGTGGTAAAGAATGCGACCTATGCACGCTATCCGCTCATCTCCAACTTCTTGACGCATAAGCAAAAGCGTAGTCTCTTGGTCTTGCCACGCTATGAGCTGCTGAAATTGGCTCGTTTGGCGGGCAAAGCGCCCAGCAGTGGCTTCCATCATGCGGCGAAGAACAATAGCATTTGGCAGTATCAATGCTCGCGACCATTGTTCCGCACCTGTTGGTCATATCGCACATCGAATGCCACCACATTGTCGAGCATTGCGCTGCAGTTGCGCATTTTGTGGTCGTGTCTGCGCTGGGATGACATGATTGCCAAGTCACCGTCCACCGATGGCAAACATCAGGTGACCACCGAGAACGAGATTGTCACATTGGAGTTGCTCAAGTTGCGTCACGCTGGTCGCTATGGCGAAAAGACGAGCTATCTGCGACGCAAGGTCGTCATTCCACTGGAGATGCCAAAGACTATTCGAGGTGAGTGTTTGTCTACGACTTTTTAAGCcctttcaattttgaaaagatGTTAAAAAGTGTCTCTTTGGGTTATCCATATCAAAATGTGCGCAGCAGACAGAATAagacataaaatataccattattcattatatattaGAAATCAAATGGTGTCAATCCATTTAATGGTTAATATTAGGTCTATGCTGTATCGGATTATACTACATAATGATCATATCAACTTTCAATTCCATAATAATAAGATTAATCACACGTTTTGTATTGATTCTTCAGAACTTTTACAAATTTCCAGCAATTTATAAAAGAATTTAACACTTAATTCCAACGGGCTGTTTATTTAATAGTAAAAAGGGTCTAACACAGTCGATACTATATTACTATAGTATAGAATGAtatatttcttcatttctATAATCAAAACTTCTGCCGATTTCCCAAAATAAGTATAAAAGATTCTAAAAATAGGGTCTATCACAgacgaaacaacaacatcttTATTATAGAATGTTCATATTTTCCATTAAGTCCATAATAATAAGAGTAGCCacgtattattttattgatctCCGTTAATAAGTGTAAAGTATTGAATACTTAACTCTATtatgctatttatttattcgtaAAAAGGGTCTACGAAAGCCATATCATGCctgcattttcaatatatataatgcatatttattaattggtTTTTAATCTTCTTCAGAGGTCACATCGATACGTTCTGGCTTGCGCAAACGGAAGCGCGCCGAGTCGCCGCAGCCCACAGAGCCGCAGATTAGCGAGGAATGGGTGGACGAGGACAAGCTGGAGCTGTGGGAAATCAAGTTCATTGGCGAGAAGCAGGAGAAGGCACGCCTCGCAACCGTCACGCGTTCGGTGGCCTCGCGACAACTCGAGGCAACCAATGGCGGTGCTGCGAATAGCCCCAGCAATGGCAGCCCGGCTGGTGGACGTGTGCTGTTGGCACCGAAGCCCAACGAGGAGGTCAAAGACAAAATGGAGCAGCAGCTCAAGTTGCAACGTGCCGCGCATCAGCAGCGCAAGATACTCAACTCTAGCGGCGAAGTGACGCGCTCATCAACGCCaggtaaataaaatagaatgaaatactagaagagaaaaaaaatattaattctgAATTCTTATTTGCAGTTAAGGGACAAGTGATTGGCAGCCGACGTGTGATAGTCAAGAATCCGGATGGCACCACGCGCATCATTCAGCAGGCTGTGACGCAAGTGCCGCGCACAGTGACGACAGCCACAACTGCATCATCTTCGAGTCCAGCACCCTCCAATGCAGCACAATCGAATGCCAGCACATCATCGTCCACAACATCGACGCCGTCGGCAACGCCGCATAAAGTACAAATCATACGTGGCCCAGATGGCAAAGTCAGTGTGCGTGGTCTCAATCCCGGCCAGCAGCTGGTGCAGATGCCCGATGGCAAGCTGCATGTGCTGACAACGACACAAGCATCGAATGTCGCCACGCCAGGTGAGTGGACAGCACAATTATAATCTATCACGAAAGTAATCAATTAACATTtgatttctctttttttttcgaaatgCAGTGAAAGGGAAATTGCCAATTAAAACGCTGGCAACTGGAGGACAAACCCAACAggcggtggcaacaacaactgctggcTCAGCTGCTAACACGCCGGTGATGAAACAAATTGCATTGAAGCATGTTGCCAAAACGCCGGCGACCCAAACGTTGGCAACATCACAGCGCGTCACACTTCCCCTGGCGCAGGTGAGGAATAAATTGCTGTTggcgcaacagcaacaagcacagcagcagcaacaacaacaacaacaacagcagacgACGCCAACAGTGCAGAAATTAGTGTCGAAAGTGGTGTCAAATGCGTCGCCATCTCAGCAAGTGTTTGTGCAGCAGGGCTCCAAGTTGCTGGTGACACAAGGAGCACAGGGTCAAAAGGTAATCATATCTGCAGCCCCGAgtgcacagcagcagcaacaacagacaCAGCAGAGCACTGCCACAgtccagcagcaacaaattgtgcacacacagacaatacaacagcagcagcagcacatacagcaacagccagcccaacagcagcagcagcaacaacaacagattgTGGTCAATCAACAGGTGGGCGCACAACCCACACAGAAGGTGATACAGCAGATTGTCAACACCAGCAATGTGCAGCAACAGATTGTGGTGGGCGGTCAACGCATCATTTTGAGTCCGGGCCAAACGATTGTCACGCAACGCAATGTGCCGCAGAGTCAAGCATTGCAGATGGTGCAGCAGCAGATACaaacgcaacagcagcagcagacaacCACCCAGCATGTtgtgcagcagccacaacagcagcagcaacagcaatttgtGGTCCAAACCAATCAGACTGTCCAAGCGGCGACGCCCACAACCCAGACCAAGGTGGTCAAGCAGATTGTGgtgcagcagccacagcagcaacaacaacaacagcagcaagttATTGAGGAGAAACCACAAAGCAGCGCAGCCGAAACAGCTGAGGCAACCACACAGCAAGTGTTGGTGCCAAACTCGACGCTGGCACAGCAATTGGCGCAGGGCAAACTGCAGGTGGCAACAATCAATGGCCAGCAAGTGATTGTCAAACCTTTGGGCAACAATCAGGCGCAAATTGTGGCACACATCAAGCATCAGGGCGATGGAAATGCGCACATTGTGACGAACAATGCAACGCCGGCCGTATCGCAAGCGAGTCCCCAAGCTTCACCCGTCAAACTGCcgacacaacagcagcagcaaactgtGGTGCAGCAAGCGCCACAGCAAGTGGTGCAGCAAGTGCAGCAGGTGacacagcagccgcagcaacagcagcagcagcacattgTGCAACAAGTGGTGCAGCAGGCGCAGCCAGctgcacagcaacaacagcagttgaGTGTGGAGGAAAGTCTGCTGCAGAATCAACCGCCTGGCACAGTGATCAAATGCGTAACCGCCCAAGTGCTGCAAACGGAGCACGGACCACGCATTGTGCTGCAAGGTCTGGTGGGCAACGACTTTACAgcacaacagctgcagctggtgcAGACGCAAGTCAAGCAGCAGCTAATGAAAGGTAaagctaattaaattgtattcaattaCGAATTAATACTAATTGATGTTCCTTTCTCTCGTGTTTGCAGCGCAAGAATCAAATGGCAAGCTCGGTGTTTTAGGGCCAACAAAAATTTATCTTGCTGTGCAGCCGGAAACTGCGGCACAATCATCGCAGCCGCCTCCGTTGACACCTGTGCATCAATCGGCGACACATCAACAAGTGAGTAGCTTTTAAatgcaacacaacaacagcaaaaaaaagaaaagaaaactcattTAAGAGATAATAagcgaaagaaaaaagaaatctaCACAGAAACAGTTTAGCTAGAGAGATGAAAAAGTTagcgaaaaagaaaagcgaaaGCGATGTTTGAAAAGCACTTTATAGGCTGTGCTCAGCTCTCGAAACATGCTTTTCATGCAATTACtactactattattattattattattaatatgatttaaacaatttaatatttaagttaatGTTTAGCTGAGAACAAAGAACAAGAGAAAACGAAAAGCATGTTGTTGCTATCATTAGCTGgattaattcaatattaatttattacgTTCTATTTTTTCTTCGATTTACACAAGTTTTGTTTGGTacttataatttatttgttaaacctgttttttacatttggcacacacacacatacacaatcgatacactcacacgcacacacacaaacaaaacacacactcacactacGAAAGTAAGAAACAACGATTTACATTGATATCTCATACGCATTCCTTTTTACGGCATGTAACGAGTGTTTGATTCGAGCGACTTTATTCCCCAGCAAAAAGGCttcattttgcaaaaattttaattattattatcaactAATTCtccaacaaacacacacatacacataaagtaaaacactcacacatacacatacgcatacataatagttataaaatgaaaaaacaagaCTCATGTCATAAATACTTAGATGCAGCTAGCTAATTCTTCCGAGAGATAGATGaaaaagagaaatagagaAGATATtccaatatatatataatttaaattgtacgTATTTATTTGACCTGGCTTCAATTCgtaattttaatatgtttactTACTACTACTTAGttatgtaattttaatttataattagcGTTAAGAATGATAAGAACAAAGCATAATAAGAATTGCCgaaagaatgaaaaataatgaatgaaacaTTACCAATATATTACTATACAATATTTCCTTGGGTTTAGCATTCAAGTT of Drosophila nasuta strain 15112-1781.00 chromosome 3, ASM2355853v1, whole genome shotgun sequence contains these proteins:
- the LOC132793498 gene encoding nucleosome-remodeling factor subunit NURF301 isoform X3; translation: MSGRGSRKRGRPPKTPNERSTSGRFNYQLLKKPKYLSEGKSQPSTPSASRCISPQSDECSRSSHNNRGSARGSGAKRGRGRKSNVHANTSTNSYSARKGYESEYHYGSDFGDSDDEKSDNEDDMLLTPSDDESLDAANESESEFSVCSFTQNGLGRPPRPPSPEPIWLQEGREFPALELPESSEDLFIGNAHVLRALSIYEVLRRFRHLVRLSPFRFEDFCAALVCEEQSALLTDVHIMLLKAILREEDVQGTHFGPLDQKDTVNISLYLIDAITWPEVLRSYVESDKEFDRDVYHILCSGEYPYSGVDNRLTVLQFLGDQFLTANCVRDVMVQEGPIHYDDHCRVCHRLGDLLCCETCPAVYHLECVDPPMNDVPTEDWQCGLCRSHKVSGVVDCVLPQEKQGVLIRHDNLGVDRHGRRYWFIARRIFVEDQLDGTCWYYSNLAKFELLLKRMDATELESRLYVQLTDRQEEIERQMKLTESLTNEHKHNNKRTQIDLEQEATQELLEKEAAAAANDEEENDGESSPPAEVAKKVAEDNKMVTRQKTNQMNSGTLYFKLGMEQGFKNYVNQYATNPIALNKPQRNEERDKRRHLSHKFSLTTASDFKWIGITMGTCDNIITTLRQTLINFESNIAASFMNPNWLNNKKMWNSAVMNAKRATDFGAVMLLFQSSLKSVVFANVWHEQLGHMQLQRITSAEREERKKQEKREKRERDDEEERNRLAFNYIKYSLGLKHQVWKQKGEEYRVHGQWGWLWLSSSRRCGVRARRTRAQPLTHARVYVHYSMGEEETETAVNESVLVDPRTQRFMQQCESIHSEGQICHYLPENHTNIKVYEDVGERVAGHIDVSKALTAPGRHYYPKVARKCRLDDLLERRTKLAEVEQQIAFKSDVESDVKPLLITATAANNKQTYLEKRLMRLTESAGPGKNLATTVNFDLVNSLAKQIQTVRMQFSQLNRFAKTFRCYTKECNTNSNAVSQITQNTCYSPLCLQKARAKKELLLLLRKAHTAGNGSKETVAAILGAVKKPPSILEQKLTEGKKEAVQLTLEEVDEHNKTLESEAPLDLLHDWDQARQHAVAFSEELLKDCLLLESEKEPAAEKVAVKQEDASINPDTSTQDSDKMDYIESMDVCSNVEIESTEDSLAAAASAASSTANADDVDIFANTRRKRTQKPKKAYIGTKDVLDQTLDKDIPLNKQNRRFPITARPVKREDVTKYEREYFENGSERVYSATSSRGRVYLLRDAAKLYEQSVKAEDKTKVVKNATYARYPLISNFLTHKQKRSLLVLPRYELLKLARLAGKAPSSGFHHAAKNNSIWQYQCSRPLFRTCWSYRTSNATTLSSIALQLRILWSCLRWDDMIAKSPSTDGKHQVTTENEIVTLELLKLRHAGRYGEKTSYLRRKVVIPLEMPKTIREVTSIRSGLRKRKRAESPQPTEPQISEEWVDEDKLELWEIKFIGEKQEKARLATVTRSVASRQLEATNGGAANSPSNGSPAGGRVLLAPKPNEEVKDKMEQQLKLQRAAHQQRKILNSSGEVTRSSTPVKGQVIGSRRVIVKNPDGTTRIIQQAVTQVPRTVTTATTASSSSPAPSNAAQSNASTSSSTTSTPSATPHKVQIIRGPDGKVSVRGLNPGQQLVQMPDGKLHVLTTTQASNVATPVKGKLPIKTLATGGQTQQAVATTTAGSAANTPVMKQIALKHVAKTPATQTLATSQRVTLPLAQVRNKLLLAQQQQAQQQQQQQQQQQTTPTVQKLVSKVVSNASPSQQVFVQQGSKLLVTQGAQGQKVIISAAPSAQQQQQQTQQSTATVQQQQIVHTQTIQQQQQHIQQQPAQQQQQQQQQIVVNQQVGAQPTQKVIQQIVNTSNVQQQIVVGGQRIILSPGQTIVTQRNVPQSQALQMVQQQIQTQQQQQTTTQHVVQQPQQQQQQQFVVQTNQTVQAATPTTQTKVVKQIVVQQPQQQQQQQQQVIEEKPQSSAAETAEATTQQVLVPNSTLAQQLAQGKLQVATINGQQVIVKPLGNNQAQIVAHIKHQGDGNAHIVTNNATPAVSQASPQASPVKLPTQQQQQTVVQQAPQQVVQQVQQVTQQPQQQQQQHIVQQVVQQAQPAAQQQQQLSVEESLLQNQPPGTVIKCVTAQVLQTEHGPRIVLQGLVGNDFTAQQLQLVQTQVKQQLMKAQESNGKLGVLGPTKIYLAVQPETAAQSSQPPPLTPVHQSATHQQVAWNKYYN
- the LOC132793498 gene encoding nucleosome-remodeling factor subunit NURF301 isoform X2, with the translated sequence MSGRGSRKRGRPPKTPNERSTSGRFNYQLLKKPKYLSEGKSQPSTPSASRCISPQSDECSRSSHNNRGSARGSGAKRGRGRKSNVHANTSTNSYSARKGYESEYHYGSDFGDSDDEKSDNEDDMLLTPSDDESLDAANESESEFSVCSFTQNGLGRPPRPPSPEPIWLQEGREFPALELPESSEDLFIGNAHVLRALSIYEVLRRFRHLVRLSPFRFEDFCAALVCEEQSALLTDVHIMLLKAILREEDVQGTHFGPLDQKDTVNISLYLIDAITWPEVLRSYVESDKEFDRDVYHILCSGEYPYSGVDNRLTVLQFLGDQFLTANCVRDVMVQEGPIHYDDHCRVCHRLGDLLCCETCPAVYHLECVDPPMNDVPTEDWQCGLCRSHKVSGVVDCVLPQEKQGVLIRHDNLGVDRHGRRYWFIARRIFVEDQLDGTCWYYSNLAKFELLLKRMDATELESRLYVQLTDRQEEIERQMKLTESLTNEHKHNNKRTQIDLEQEATQELLEKEAAAAANDEEENDGESSPPAEVAKKVAEDNKMVTRQKTNQMNSGTLYFKLGMEQGFKNYVNQYATNPIALNKPQRNEERDKRRHLSHKFSLTTASDFKWIGITMGTCDNIITTLRQTLINFESNIAASFMNPNWLNNKKMWNSAVMNAKRATDFGAVMLLFQSSLKSVVFANVWHEQLGHMQLQRITSAEREERKKQEKREKRERDDEEERNRLAFNYIKYSLGLKHQVWKQKGEEYRVHGQWGWLWLSSSRRCGVRARRTRAQPLTHARVYVHYSMGEEETETAVNESVLVDPRTQRFMQQCESIHSEGQICHYLPENHTNIKVYEDVGERVAGHIDVSKALTAPGRHYYPKVARKCRLDDLLERRTKLAEVEQQIAFKSDVESDVKPLLITATAANNKQTYLEKRLMRLTESAGPGKNLATTVNFDLVNSLAKQIQTVRMQFSQLNRFAKTFRCYTKECNTNSNAVSQITQNTCYSPLCLQKARAKKELLLLLRKAHTAGNGSKETVAAILGAVKKPPSILEQKLTEGKKEAVQLTLEEVDEHNKTLESEAPLDLLHDWDQARQHAVAFSEELLKDCLLLESEKEPAAEKVAVKQEDASINPDTSTQDSDKMDYIESMDVCSNVEIESTEDSLAAAASAASSTANADDVDIFANTRRKRTQKPKKAYIGTKDVLDQTLDKDIPLNKQNRRFPITARPVKREDVTKYEREYFENGSERVYSATSSRGRVYLLRDAAKLYEQSVKAEDKTKVVKNATYARYPLISNFLTHKQKRSLLVLPRYELLKLARLAGKAPSSGFHHAAKNNSIWQYQCSRPLFRTCWSYRTSNATTLSSIALQLRILWSCLRWDDMIAKSPSTDGKHQVTTENEIVTLELLKLRHAGRYGEKTSYLRRKVVIPLEMPKTIREVTSIRSGLRKRKRAESPQPTEPQISEEWVDEDKLELWEIKFIGEKQEKARLATVTRSVASRQLEATNGGAANSPSNGSPAGGRVLLAPKPNEEVKDKMEQQLKLQRAAHQQRKILNSSGEVTRSSTPVKGQVIGSRRVIVKNPDGTTRIIQQAVTQVPRTVTTATTASSSSPAPSNAAQSNASTSSSTTSTPSATPHKVQIIRGPDGKVSVRGLNPGQQLVQMPDGKLHVLTTTQASNVATPVKGKLPIKTLATGGQTQQAVATTTAGSAANTPVMKQIALKHVAKTPATQTLATSQRVTLPLAQVRNKLLLAQQQQAQQQQQQQQQQQTTPTVQKLVSKVVSNASPSQQVFVQQGSKLLVTQGAQGQKVIISAAPSAQQQQQQTQQSTATVQQQQIVHTQTIQQQQQHIQQQPAQQQQQQQQQIVVNQQVGAQPTQKVIQQIVNTSNVQQQIVVGGQRIILSPGQTIVTQRNVPQSQALQMVQQQIQTQQQQQTTTQHVVQQPQQQQQQQFVVQTNQTVQAATPTTQTKVVKQIVVQQPQQQQQQQQQVIEEKPQSSAAETAEATTQQVLVPNSTLAQQLAQGKLQVATINGQQVIVKPLGNNQAQIVAHIKHQGDGNAHIVTNNATPAVSQASPQASPVKLPTQQQQQTVVQQAPQQVVQQVQQVTQQPQQQQQQHIVQQVVQQAQPAAQQQQQLSVEESLLQNQPPGTVIKCVTAQVLQTEHGPRIVLQGLVGNDFTAQQLQLVQTQVKQQLMKAQESNGKLGVLGPTKIYLAVQPETAAQSSQPPPLTPVHQSATHQQTNPNTTNNTNSISSNNIICENNDAATASALVENNDDQNNHNHNTTASGGESIELLESSGFAQADKHSSTSSSNNNNCNNSYANNKGSAAAAAATLEGVEYANEQSENFVVTSGYIQESISNALKQGNLSPELEEKLVNMRKKQELNNSQNLGEWTPSTHRSNTLVDGASTSSRRRTASTRHNNNNDDEEWKLRTPSKRQHTVSNSSQHNSNNSAVRNNRKPLPLEDTANLSEPKQTQLERHKDLLKKSILRKRSLLERNLQNEIREEVEAKVKRHVRTLSTSTPPRKEIERSSVYTERLDQTINEPKKNNPKPPTTAARTLSAEPPTSLHSRQSVGRPKKMTRKKEKLYCICRKPYDDTKFYVGCDLCSNWFHGDCVNITEEASKKLTEYICSDCQKARETQQLYCSCRQPYDESQFYICCDKCQDWFHGRCVGIVQSEAEYIDEYVCPDCQRNSDANTANTKCLTPTEVVELKSLIRQIQLHKSAWPFMEPVDPDEAPDYYKVIKEPMDLKKMEMKLESNTYTKLAEFIGDMTKIFDNCRYYNPKESSFYKCAEALESFFVQKIKSFREHVFNQSN